In the Archocentrus centrarchus isolate MPI-CPG fArcCen1 chromosome 19, fArcCen1, whole genome shotgun sequence genome, GATCAAGGTTACTGCTTCTGCAGGAAATGTCACATACACAGTCTTAAACCTGACTGATGGAACCAGATACAATTTCAGTCTCTTCACTGTGTCTGCAAATGTCAGAAGCAGTGGAGTAAACTACACTGCAGTAACAGGTGAGATGTCTTTTCTCTGATGTAGATACATAAGCTGCGATTGAACGGCTCATTAGCTCTTGAAACTTGATTGTtttagttgtttgtttgttttaagccACTGTCCTCTGTTATCTTTCAGCTCCACGAAGAGTTAATGCTGTGACTGTGGTGAAACAAAATGAGACGAGTGTAACACTGAAGTGGAACAAAGTTAACAACATATCCGAATACTTCCTGCAGTATGATGACAGCGGCAGTGTCATAAAGAAGAATATCAATGTTTCTGAAGATGGACCTGTTGAATATGTGGTCTCTCCTCTGACTGCTGGGACAAACTACAGCTTCACTCTCTTCACTGTGTTTGAGGGAGTCAACAGCAGTGGATACAAATTTACTGCTGTGACAGGTCAGTGATCTCTGAATGAAATGTTCTGCTCTCTGAAACGTCTGGAAAACACAGGATTTTGTTAGAAACAATTTGTCATAAAATGTTGTTACAGTTTCTTTTCcatgtgtttttctattgtaGCTCCTTGGGACGCTAGAGAATTCAGATCAATTGATCAAAATGAGACCAGCATAACCCTGCAGTGGAAAAAAGTCCCCAATTTCAACATGTATACCCTTGTGTTTAATGAAAAAGAGATCAACATCACTTCTGTGGAAGTTGTGACATACTCGGTTGGAAATCTGAAAAGTGGTACCAAATACAACTTCAGTCTCTTCACTGTGTTTGAAAATGTCAGAAGCAATGGAGTAAACCACATTGCAGTAACAGGTGAGATGTCTTTTCTCTGATGTAGATACATCAGCCAGGATGGACCGGCTCATTAGCTTTTAAAACTTGATTGTTTTagttgagggtttttttttctttctttaagccACTGTCCTCTGTTCTCTTTCAGCTCCAGGAAGAGTTACTGCTGTGACTGTGGTGAAACAAAATGAGACGAGTGTAACACTGAAGTGGAACAAAGTTAACAACATATCCGAATACTTCCTGCAGTATAATTACAACGGCAGTGTCATAAAGAAGAATATCAGTGTTTCTCAAGACGGACCTGTTGAATATGTGGTCTCTCCTCTGACTGCTGGGACAATCTACAGCTTCACTCTCTTCACTGTGTTTGAGGGGGTCAGCAGCAGTGGATACACACTCAGTGCTGTAACAGGTGGGTGATCTCTGAATTTATAGGCAAACGTTATACTTGTGTTATACAACATATACTGACATGTCTAAAAATTCAGTGtctctgagtttttctttttcttatttattaaaaactgaaacCACTATTTGCCCTCTGCTCTCTTTCAGCTCCAGAAAATGTTCAGAATGTCATTGTGAAGACACAGACTGAGACGAGTATAAGCCTGCAGTGGGACAAAGTTAACAAAATATCAACATACATCCTGCAGTATAATTACAACGGCAGTGTCATAAAGAAGAATATCAGTGTTTCTCAAGAGGGACCTGTTGAATATGTGGTCTCTCCTCTGACTGCTGGGACAATCTACAGCTTCACTCTCTTCACTGTGTTTGAGGGAGTCAACAGCCGTGGATACAGATTCAGTGCTGTGACAGGTGGGTAACCTCTGAATTTATAGGCAAACGTTATACTTGAGACACACAACACAAGTTGTATGTAATTCTGTCAGTAGCAGCAGTTTTGCTCTATGTGGCTGACTCTAATAAAGCAATTGGAAGAAATTTCTGTctgtttaaaagcaaaaaaaaaaaaaaactccacaaaaATTGGCTAGCTATATTCTTTCATTGGTAAATCACGTTTTACAGAAATTTCAtcatcatatattttttttatgtcttttctaTATTCCATCTCctgaatgaaacaaaaaggaCACTTTTAGCATGCTGACATGTCTAAAAATTAGATGTctcagagtttttctttctttttctttttttttaaaactgaaaccACTATTTGCCCTCTGCTCTCTTTCAGCTCCAGAAAATGTTCAGAATGTAATTGTGAAGGCACAGACTGAGACGAGTATAAGCCTGCAGTGGGACAAAGTTAACAAAATATCAACATACATCCTGCAGTATAATTACGACGGCAGTGTCATAGAGAAGAATATCAGTGTTTCTCAAGAGGGACCTGTTGAATATGTGGTCTCTCCTCTGACTGCTGGGACAATCTACATCTTCACTCTCTTCACTGTGTTTGAGGGAGTCAACAGCAGTGGATACAGATTCAGTGCTGTGACAGGTCAGTGATCTCtgaatgaaatgttttgtttgaaaCAATTTGTCATAAAATGTTGTTACAGTTTCTTTTCcatgtgtttttctattgtaGCTCCTTATGACACTAGAGAATTCAGATCAATCGCTCAAAATGAGACCAGCATAACCCTGCAGTGGGAAAAAGTCCCCAATGTCAACATGTATACCCTTGTGTTTAATGAAAAAGAGATCAACATCACTTCTGCGGAAGTTGTGACATACTCGGTTGGAAATCTGAAAAGTGGTACCAAATACAACTTCAGTCTCTTCACTGTATTTGAAAATGTCAGAAGCAATGGAGTAAACCACATTGCAGTAACAGGTAAGATGTCTTTTCTCTGATGTAGATACATCAGCCAGGATGGACCGGCTCATTAGCTTTTAAAACTTGATTGTTTtagttgaggttttttttttctttctttaagccACTGTCCTCTGTTATCTTTCAGCTCCAGGAAGAGTTACTGCTGTGAATGAGGTGAGACAAAATGAGACGAGTATAAGCCTGAAGTGGGACAAAGTTGACAACATCTCAGAATACTTCCTGCAGTATGATGACAATGGCAGTGTCATAAAGAAGAATATCAGTGTTTCTCAAGAGGGACCTGTGGAATATGTGGTCTCTCCTCTGACTGCTGGGACAATCTACAGCTTCACTCTCTTCACTGTGTTTGAGGGGGTCAAGAGCACTGGATACACATTTACTGCTGTGACAGGTGGGTGATCACTGAGGACttatttagaatagaatagaatagaatagaatgcctttattgtcattatacaggatgtacaatgagattggagggccactcctgttcagtgccatgtaacagaaaatcaaactctctaaaataaaaatattatgaaaatattataatctagtatgatcaatataatcaagagatatacagaaataaacaatgtgtaaaatatacaaaaaatagaatgtataaaaatatatacatacattggtgcatctgtacattgtaagaaaagtaaatatgtgtatacatataataatgaagatgatgaatattgcacttggtgaatgaatattgcactagtgaatgaatactggatattacacaatataggaatgtcagatattgttcagtatgaataatataatattgcacagttacagtgggtgagtgtgtgagttcagggtggtgattgctctggtgaagaaactgttcttgagtctgtttgttctggctttgatgcacctgtagcgcctgccagagggcagcaggtcaaacaggtcaaagccagggtgtgagctgtccttgatgatgttcctggctctgctgatgcagcgggaggtgtagatgtccatcagggaggggagagtaaagtaaagtaaagtaaaattttatttatatagcacttttctagataaaatcacaaagtgctttacagcatttaaaagaaaacaataatacacaataaaacacacacaaaccactagttaaaagcaagcctgtacaaatgagtcttgagctgttctttaaatgattcaatagagtccacagatctcaggtgtgatggtagtgcattccacaatttaggagctgcaacctcGAAAGCACAGTCTCCCTTAGTTTTTAGCCTAGAGCGAGGAACcaccaacagattttggtcagaagacctcagcagtctgtgcgttatgtatgggtgtaagagctcactaatgtattcaggcatttgaccatgcagagctctgaaagtcatcaccaagatcttaaactgggatctgaactttatgggaagccagtgcagag is a window encoding:
- the LOC115798385 gene encoding receptor-type tyrosine-protein phosphatase H-like; amino-acid sequence: MAIDVNLHQLISTGGGITDSAAANTATVTQRETTATQKTILLTSTTQSSTSFAPTTTKSPPENVQNVIVTTQNETSITLQWTKVSNINTYTLEFNGRKIKVTASAGNVTYTVLNLTDGTRYNFSLFTVSANVRSSGVNYTAVTAPRRVNAVTVVKQNETSVTLKWNKVNNISEYFLQYDDSGSVIKKNINVSEDGPVEYVVSPLTAGTNYSFTLFTVFEGVNSSGYKFTAVTAPWDAREFRSIDQNETSITLQWKKVPNFNMYTLVFNEKEINITSVEVVTYSVGNLKSGTKYNFSLFTVFENVRSNGVNHIAVTAPGRVTAVTVVKQNETSVTLKWNKVNNISEYFLQYNYNGSVIKKNISVSQDGPVEYVVSPLTAGTIYSFTLFTVFEGVSSSGYTLSAVTAPENVQNVIVKTQTETSISLQWDKVNKISTYILQYNYNGSVIKKNISVSQEGPVEYVVSPLTAGTIYSFTLFTVFEGVNSRGYRFSAVTAPENVQNVIVKAQTETSISLQWDKVNKISTYILQYNYDGSVIEKNISVSQEGPVEYVVSPLTAGTIYIFTLFTVFEGVNSSGYRFSAVTAPYDTREFRSIAQNETSITLQWEKVPNVNMYTLVFNEKEINITSAEVVTYSVGNLKSGTKYNFSLFTVFENVRSNGVNHIAVTAPGRVTAVNEVRQNETSISLKWDKVDNISEYFLQYDDNGSVIKKNISVSQEGPVEYVVSPLTAGTIYSFTLFTVFEGVKSTGYTFTAVTAPENVQNVIVTTQNETSITLQWTKVSNIDTYTLEFNGRKIKVTASAGNVTYTVLNLTDGTRYNFSLFTVSANVRSSGVNYTAVTAPRRVNAVTVVKQNETSVTLKRDKVNNISTYFLQYDDSGSVIEKNINVSQEGPVEYVVSPLTAGTIYSFTLFTVFEGVSSSGYRFSAVTVPENVQYVIVKAQNEMSIILQWDKVGKISTYILQYDDSGSVIEKNIYVSQEGPVEYVVSSLTAGTIYSFTLFTVFEGVNSSGYRFSAVTAPENVQNVTPVDQTNSDITLTWGKIDNISEYILKYDQEDHINKPQEDPIVHVVSPLTAGTIYSFTLFTVFEGVTSSGYRFSAVTAPWDAREFRSIDQNETSITLQWEKVSNTDTYILEFSERKISVTASSEVVTYTVLNLTDGTRYNFSLFTVFENVRSSGVNYTAVTEKRRVPPPNASVLRVFCHLVVFCPYCISTGLLWSIYSSRKMANKPAVSMEMTKCDDGDDGFEEDFYDTIDYVTTEHDF